CAGCGCCACATCCCCTTTTTTCCCGACGTTGGCCGAACAGTGCATCGGAAATACGCCCTGGAACGGCAACAGGTAGTTGAGCACGCTGAAGATCGATTTTTTCATCTCGCCGGCATATTCGGTTCCGCCGATCAACGCCACTCGTTTTTCAAAGGAAAGCGCGATGAATGTTTCCGAATGGGTGCCATCCAGGCTGGGATCCGCTTTCAGGCCGGGAATTGAAATCACCGTAAACTGCGGTTGGTGTTCTTCCAGTTCCTCCTGTGTCGGTCGGACGAACAGCTGGTGAACAAACAGATTATGCCATGCATATTCATTGATCACGCGGATGGGCAAGCGGTAAGTCTCGTCCGCTCCGGCAAATCCGTCAAACACAAACAGTTCCCTGTCTTTCAGGTAGTCGAGCGCCCGCTGACAAAGCCGTTCAAATTGCGCCGGCGCCATCGGCTGGTTGACAGAACCCCAGGCGATGTGGTCATGCACGGACGGTTCGTCGACGATAAACTTGTCCTTTGGTGAGCGGCCGGTGTATTTGCCGGTGGTTGCACGAAAAGCGCCGGAAGAGGCGAGGATTCCTTCGTTCCGGGAGAGAGCGGCTTCCACCAACTCTGCGACGGACAAATTGTGATATACCCGTTCCGATTGCAAAATATCCTTCAATTCAACCGTATAAGCGTTCGCTTTCATGCAATTCCTCAGATCCTTTCTCCGGATATAGGGTGAACCTGTACTGGTTACGATTGTAATATAATATGTCATATTCATCAATTAGTACATACTAATTGATTTTTTGGCGAATGTGTGAACGATTATGGGTTCGGCTGTAACCGATTTTTGGCAAGTGTCGTCTGTAGTGTGAGACAACAAACGGGAGGTTATGTCGGACGCGTAAAAAATTGCAATCCGGCAGCAGGAATCCGATTAATAATACCAAATTTTCATAGTATACTTTATTTTGTGAACTATATGAGGGGAGGAAGAGGATCGTGTTGCTGACCACACCATTTTTGAATACGGTGCAAAATCGGGCGGGCAAGCTGGCGATCATTGACGGCGATGTCAGACTGACGTACGGAGAATTTGGGGAGCGGGTGAAGCGGTTGGCCGGCCGGCTGCAGGCGATGGGCGTCGAAAAAGGTGACCGGATCGGCCTGCTGATGCTGAACAGTTTTCGCTATCTGGAGATTTATTATGCCAGCTTTTTGCTGGGGGCGGTCGTGGTGCCGCTGAATATTCGGCTGGCGGCGCCGGAAATTTCGTTTATTTTGCAGGATGCGGGAACGAAAGTGCTGTTCTTCCACCGCGAGTTTCTGCCGGTGGTGTTGCAACTGCGACCGGAATTGCTGTCGATTGAACAGTATATTTTGGCGGAAGACACACCTGTGACGGACTCAAATGCCGTTTGTTATGAGGACCTGGTGAGCCAGCCGGCCGGGTTGCGGCTACCGGAGCTGCACGAGGACGATTTGGCTGGTATTTTTTACACGGGAGGCACGACCGGATTGCCGAAAGGCGTGATGCTGACGCACAAAAATCTGGCGGTCAACGCCTACCAGGTGGCGCTGGCTATCGGATACCGGAGCGACGACATCTATCTGCACGCGGCGCCGATGTTCCATCTGGCGGATGGTGCGAGCACGTTTGCGGTGACGATGGTGGGAGGCGCCCACGCCCACATCCGCTCGTTCGAGCCGAAACGGGTCGCGGAGACGATCGAGCGGGAAAAAGTCACGGCCGTTCTGTTGGTGCCGACGATGATCAACATGGTGGTCAACCATCCGGAGATCGGCAACTGCGATCTGTCCTCGCTGCGCAAGCTGCTCTACGGCGCTTCGCCGATTCCCGCCGAACTGCTGAAAAAAGCGATCTCCGTTCTGGGATGCGAGTTCTATCAGGCGTACGGAATGACGGAAGCGGCGCCCGTTTTGACTGTGATGATGCCGGAGCATCATGTGGTCGATGGAGATGAGCGGGAGACACGGCGGCTGTCTGCTTGCGGGCAGCCGGTGTACCATGTGGAGCTGAAAATCGTCGATCCGGAGGGCAACGAGCTGCCATACGGCGCAGTCGGCGAACTGATCGCCCGTGCACCGAACATTATGAAAGGCTACTGGAACCGTCCGGAAGAGACGGCCGCCGCGCTGCGGGACGGCTGGTACTGGAGCGGTGACATGGCGGCGATGGACGAAGACCGGTTCGTCTACATCGTCGACCGCAAGAAGGATATGATTATCACCGGCGGCGAAAATGTGTACTCGGTGGAAGTGGAGAATGTGATTTACCAGCACCCGGCTGTGCTGGAGGCGGCGGTGATCGGGGTTCCGGATGAAACGTGGGGCGAGGCGGTGAAAGCGGTCGTTGTCACGAAACCGGGCCACAGCCTAACGGAGGAGAAACTGATCCGGCATTGCCGGGAAAAATTGGCCAACTATAAAGTGCCGAAGTCGGTCGATTTTGTCGATGCACTGCCAAAATCGGGCGCAGGAAAGATCCTGAAACGAACACTGCGGGACCAATATTGGCAAGGAAAGGAGCGTCAGGTGCAGTAGCCAAGCCCTGCCGCAGTCTGAAACCCGCCCGGGCAGAGGGGGTGCAGAACGGCTCGTTGGACTCGCAGTGAATACCGCGATTTGATAGGGTGGAGATGAGGTCACAGCATGCACTACGTATTTGTCTATGGCACTTTGCGGTCGGGGCAGAAGTACCACTCTTTGGTGAAGAAATTTGTCGTCACCGTCAAACCGGCATTTGTGCAGGGCAGATTGTACCATTTACGGGAGGGGTACCCGGCATTGGTTTTGGCTCGCGACCTGCCCCGTGCGGAGGCGGACGGACCGCAGCCTGCCGGGGGAGACAACGGCCGGACTGTCCGGGTGGCGGTCGCCGTCACACGAGTTCGAGGCGATCTGTTGGGCTTTGCCGATTTGAAGCCGGTGCTGCCGATCCTCGATGAGCTGGAAGACTACTATGGTCCGGGCGATCCGCGGAATTTATATGAACGTGTGACGGTTTGGGCGGCAGCCGGCGGCGGGCGCCGGGTGAGGAGCCTGGTGTACGCGTTCCCTTCCGGCAAACTCGGCTGGTTGGAGCGACATGCAATCCCGATTCCGGGCGGCGATTGGGTGAAATGGAAAGCCGGGCGGTGACTTCCAGCGGCATATTTTGCGATTCCCCGTTGGCTGCCCGGTTCGCCGAAACCCGGGGCCGCGTACTATATCCGAAAAAGCATTCGGGAGGCGAACGCAGGTGCGCACAAAACGGCGGCGTTTGGCAGCGGACACCCCATTTTCTCCCTCTTATTACATCGTGCAAGGACGCCAAGGGGGGTCGGTCTGTTTGGTCACCGGCGGCATTCACGGCCGGGAAATCGCGGGGATTTCCGTATAAGGCAAACGAGAAGCCGCTCCATCCCCTGGCAGCCGGGCTGTTGGGATACCCCGCTGTCACGGTGGAAACTTCGATGAATCTGCTGCTGGCCGATCGCGTCCGCTATCAGATGCGCATCGTTCGCTATTTTTTGCGCGAAATCGGCTTGGTGTGAGGGGTGATCCAATTTGAACAAACCGGACAGACGACCGGAAATGGGAAAATGGGGACTCTGGAAATTTTTTTCTTCCGTTCGCTCGATCCGCCCCTTTTTGCCGCCGACGACCTTGTTGACCCGCTCATCGCTCGCCGCCTATTTGGCGAATTACAAGGCGGTCTATATCAAACCGACCGGCGGTTGCCAGGGGCGGGGAGTGATCCGGGCTTGGAAAACGGACAGCGGCTATTCGTTCGTGCGGGAGCGGGGTGCGCCGGTCGCCTGCCCGTCGATCGATGATTTGTACCGAAAAATCAAGCCCGGCGGCCGCAGCTATATCGTGCAAAAAGCGATTCGGCTGGCGGAAGTCGCGGGCCGCCCGTTTGACATCCGGCTGATGATGATGCGGGGACCGGACGGCAAATGGCAGTATGTCGGAATGGTCGCGAAAGTGGCCGGACCTGGCAGCGTTATCACCAACCTGGGACGCGGCAAAGGATACGTGACGGAAGTGGAAACCGCCTTGCGCCGTTCGCTCGGCCTAAGACCGCAGGCCATCGAGGCGGTCAAGCAGCAAATGATTCGGTTGGGGTACGACACCTGCCGCCGGTTCGACGATTACAAACGGTACTGGCAAATCGGACTCGACCTGGCGGTGGACAAACGGGGCAACGTCTGGATGATCGAGGAAAATACTGGTCCCGCCCATTTTCTGTTTGCCAAATTGCGGGACAAATCGACCTATCGGAAAATCAGGCAGTTTGCCAAGGCCCACTGGGCCCGTGGCCGACGGAGGGTAGCCGCCTCATAGATTTCGTTTTCCTTGGTAAGCGCAAAGACCGAGTTGATCGGTCTTTTATTTTTGGAGAGAGAACCCTTGGAATCAGCAAGGCATTCCGTTGCTTTTGCGGATTCAGGGGTTATTTTTTGACTGCAAACGCTGGCCACAACAGGCCAACCGTGCCAGAAATTACAGGCTGACAAGCCCAGGCGTCCCATGTTACCCTTATCACGAAAAAAGAAGCCGAAGCTCAAAACGAGCGCGGGGGATCCACTTTTGGGGTGAAACTGCTGTTGCAGTCGGGGAATCCCTTTTTCCGAACCCGTCAGCTAACCTCGCAGGCTTGAAAGGGAGTGGTGTGCATGTTGAAACGCAAAGTGTTGTC
The nucleotide sequence above comes from Effusibacillus pohliae DSM 22757. Encoded proteins:
- a CDS encoding fatty acid--CoA ligase is translated as MLLTTPFLNTVQNRAGKLAIIDGDVRLTYGEFGERVKRLAGRLQAMGVEKGDRIGLLMLNSFRYLEIYYASFLLGAVVVPLNIRLAAPEISFILQDAGTKVLFFHREFLPVVLQLRPELLSIEQYILAEDTPVTDSNAVCYEDLVSQPAGLRLPELHEDDLAGIFYTGGTTGLPKGVMLTHKNLAVNAYQVALAIGYRSDDIYLHAAPMFHLADGASTFAVTMVGGAHAHIRSFEPKRVAETIEREKVTAVLLVPTMINMVVNHPEIGNCDLSSLRKLLYGASPIPAELLKKAISVLGCEFYQAYGMTEAAPVLTVMMPEHHVVDGDERETRRLSACGQPVYHVELKIVDPEGNELPYGAVGELIARAPNIMKGYWNRPEETAAALRDGWYWSGDMAAMDEDRFVYIVDRKKDMIITGGENVYSVEVENVIYQHPAVLEAAVIGVPDETWGEAVKAVVVTKPGHSLTEEKLIRHCREKLANYKVPKSVDFVDALPKSGAGKILKRTLRDQYWQGKERQVQ
- a CDS encoding gamma-glutamylcyclotransferase family protein, which encodes MHYVFVYGTLRSGQKYHSLVKKFVVTVKPAFVQGRLYHLREGYPALVLARDLPRAEADGPQPAGGDNGRTVRVAVAVTRVRGDLLGFADLKPVLPILDELEDYYGPGDPRNLYERVTVWAAAGGGRRVRSLVYAFPSGKLGWLERHAIPIPGGDWVKWKAGR
- a CDS encoding YheC/YheD family protein, with product MNKPDRRPEMGKWGLWKFFSSVRSIRPFLPPTTLLTRSSLAAYLANYKAVYIKPTGGCQGRGVIRAWKTDSGYSFVRERGAPVACPSIDDLYRKIKPGGRSYIVQKAIRLAEVAGRPFDIRLMMMRGPDGKWQYVGMVAKVAGPGSVITNLGRGKGYVTEVETALRRSLGLRPQAIEAVKQQMIRLGYDTCRRFDDYKRYWQIGLDLAVDKRGNVWMIEENTGPAHFLFAKLRDKSTYRKIRQFAKAHWARGRRRVAAS